In a single window of the Rattus norvegicus strain BN/NHsdMcwi chromosome 6, GRCr8, whole genome shotgun sequence genome:
- the Dus4l gene encoding tRNA-dihydrouridine(20a/20b) synthase [NAD(P)+]-like isoform X3, giving the protein MRSDSIPTTICQERKKDPVEMFHSGQLVKVCAPMVRYSNLLKLLLSCSFRREKIYVRPFSSSFTADSRLAFRTLVRKYSCDLCYTPMIVAADFVRSVKARDSEFTTNQGDCPLIVQFAANDARLLSDAALIVCPYASGIDINCGCPQRWAMADGYGACLINKPELVLDMVRQVRNRVENPRFSVSIKISCNFEIIGSMMTWQEP; this is encoded by the exons ATGAGGAGTGACTCCATACCAACCACGAtatgtcaagaaagaaaaaaagacccagTAGAAATGTTTCATTCTGGACAGCTGGTAAAAGTCTGTGCCCCGATGGTTCGATATTCAAA tctTTTGAAGCTTCTCCTTTCCTGTTCCTTCAGAAGAGAGAAGATTTATGTGAGGCCCTTTTCATCCTCATTCACTGCAGATTCCAG GTTGGCTTTTAGAACATTAGTAAGAAAATACTCTTGTGACCTATGTTATACACCAATGATAGTGGCTGCTGATTTTGTCAGATCTGTAAAAGCCAGAGACAGTGAATTCACCACAAACCAAG gtgATTGCCCGTTGATTGTTCAGTTTGCTGCTAATGATGCAAGACTTTTATCCGATGCTGCTCTGATAGTCTGCCCCTATGCAAGTGGAATAGATATTAACTGTGGTTGCCCTCAGAG GTGGGCCATGGCAGACGGTTATGGAGCTTGCTTGATCAACAAGCCAGAGCTCGTTCTCGATATGGTGAGACAAGTGAGAAATCGAGTGGAAAACCCAAGGTTTTCAGTTTCCATTAAGATAAG